The Phoenix dactylifera cultivar Barhee BC4 chromosome 9, palm_55x_up_171113_PBpolish2nd_filt_p, whole genome shotgun sequence genome window below encodes:
- the LOC103710259 gene encoding uncharacterized protein LOC103710259 isoform X2, producing MRSVGFEKCWPFNWDGEGGETGRSLPPILLRKFRWWSDELQAARLAVEKPEEVDARVELEKDADEKVISIPNDELMIETPTVDPSVIGNPGGAAAAAVEKEGKQVRVPARGKQRAPKKRSIVELFAVAPPVDTLEDDANGGDGREEREEDGEDGEERDQEEDRELGAGDKCGGESWEALRKRTVLDMKDDEKKQEKARKKIKEKIGKKTKKKKLKVEICAAKKEKIGNFKMSSPVDISHILQNKLHDKKLRKIQRNLVDGQKKSVTAKSLPKKHKFKLIQTSKLISRNQKEVTRMFPLHSILKNRKGGTSVKKGKTISDAQGGNFIKLCCKSAKRVSFSGKDDILGLKKRCSTMQLPHLQNLCKIFSDVLAASSAMDNLSKGDKCPPPIEGAQVVNARDKDLARSDVEMTDGTVSEEKQLSGSYDHAIPHSFTDPSKRKSPETKRSPLSESVDLNHAVQDISELSCFSLSSTTSPTHAYSGDPKVLNPIHEAGSICDAGTHGEESSQMMSSAIRNLHGPIEKCVPRSTATNSLTLTRNSILRHSPFCLEKSSEASKEQHLRCVDPTMDFCSHRPGFQPVHHHSPKDLISSISSSVSSKEFDESRLMSDLMSTCREKSVDKDFIGLPLNSQGELMQLHSNTKFVYSDFYKKQNSVRNSVCSFPVPNCVEPKSSQVKLKEKFPCASLYQKDPLSWSLEQYYPAGKVVTSGMGFTDLQGFEIMEIQNRENQDFDQITHCDTNQMEVSCCGCMECNKTENYIDGVHFHAEKNLDSRFQPVIRPTMRLMGKNVTVGRSNEECLGFNDGKRWSDNELVTQNCPSITVSGKPFMKIWPRGEPVEHAEYVSSKENLFKSLEVPSSVYCMPATEFSSNPMQLDFQPQWLSRSSDIGSNGYNAELFFNSIPQQLLKKTTNSAVNCNSGTQHVKMGHQQPVVGPYPQNASQHMLLNSPHCKHSQSVPYKAIAYLVQLLWFTI from the exons ATGAGGAGCGTGGGCTTCGAGAAATGTTGGCCGTTCAATTGGGATGGCGAGGGAGGAGAGACGGGGCGTTCGCTCCCGCCGATCTTGTTGCGGAAGTTCAGATGGTGGTCCGACGAGCTTCAGGCGGCGCGATTGGCTGTTGAGAAGCCGGAGGAAGTCGATGCCAGGGTTGAGCTCGAGAAGGACGCGGATGAGAAGGTGATTTCAATTCCTAACGACGAGTTGATGATCGAAACCCCTACCGTGGACCCATCTGTCATTGGGAACCCcggcggggcggcggcggcggcggtggagaaGGAGGGGAAGCAGGTGAGAGTTCCCGCCAGGGGGAAGCAAAGGGCGCCCAAGAAGCGGTCCATCGTCGAGCTGTTTGCCGTGGCGCCGCCGGTCGATACCTTGGAAGATGACGCTAATGGCGGTGACGGACGAGAAGAAcgagaagaagatggagaagatGGGGAGGAAAGAGATCAAGAAGAAGACCGGGAGCTGGGAGCTGGGGATAAGTGCGGTGGAGAGTCTTGGGAGGCGTTGAGGAAAAGAACGGTACTGGATATGAAAGACGATGAGAAGAAGCAGGAGAAGGCGAGGAAAAAGATTAAGGAAAAGATTGGGAAGaagacaaaaaagaagaaactcaAGGTCGAGATTTGCGCTGCGAAAAAG GAGAAAATTGGCAATTTCAAAATGTCATCTCCTGTTGATATTTCTCACATACTCCAGAACAAATTGCACGATAAGAAGCTCAGGAAAATACAGAGGAACCTTGTTGATGGGCAAAAGAAGTCAGTTACTGCGAAGAGTTTACCAAAGAAACATAAATTCAAACTTATTCAAACTTCAAAATTGATCTCTAGGAATCAGAAGGAGGTGACAAGGATGTTCCCACTACATAGCATTCTCAAGAACCGGAAAGGAGGCACTTCTGTCAAGAAGGGAAAGACAATAAGTGATGCCCAGGGTGGAAATTTCATCAAACTTTGTTGTAAATCAGCAAAGCGTGTCAGTTTTTCTGGCAAGGATGACATACTTGGGCTAAAAAAAAGATGTTCTACTATGCAGCTGCCTCACCTGCAAAACCTCTGCAAAATATTCTCCGATGTTTTGGCTGCATCATCAGCTATGGACAATTTGAGCAAAGGTGATAAATGTCCTCCTCCTATTGAGGGAGCTCAAGTGGTGAATGCAAGGGATAAAGATTTGGCTAGAAGTGATGTAGAGATGACAGATGGAACTGTATCTGAAGAGAAACAATTGAGTGGCTCTTATGATCATGCCATCCCCCATAGCTTTACTGATCCCAGCAAAAGGAAGTCTCCTGAAACAAAGAGGAGCCCCCTGTCTGAATCTGTAGACTTAAATCATGCTGTACAGGATATTAGTGAATTGAGTTGTTTTAGCCTGAGCTCCACTACGTCACCTACTCATGCTTATTCAGGTGACCCAAAGGTTCTGAATCCTATTCATGAAGCTGGGTCAATTTGTGATGCTGGAACTCATGGGGAAGAAAGTTCTCAAATGATGTCAAGTGCTATAAGAAATCTGCATGGTCCTATTGAAAAGTGTGTACCAAGGTCTACTGCAACAAACTCACTAACCCTAACCAGAAATTCAATTTTACGGCATTCACCATTTTGTCTGGAAAAAAGTTCGGAAGCCAGTAAGGAACAGCACCTTCGATGTGTGGACCCTACCATGGATTTCTGTAGCCACCGACCAGGATTTCAACCAGTGCACCACCATTCTCCAAAAGATTTGATAAGTAGCATATCATCTTCAGTCAGTTCAAAGGAATTTGATGAGTCAAGATTGATGTCAGATCTGATGTCTACCTGTAGGGAGAAGAGCGTTGACAAAGACTTTATTGGTTTGCCTCTTAATTCGCAGGGAGAATTAATGCAGCTGCATTCTAATACTAAGTTTGTTTACAGTGATTTCTATAAGAAGCAAAACTCGGTACGGAATTCTGTCTGTAGCTTCCCAGTTCCCAATTGTGTTGAGCCAAAGAGTAGCCAGGTTAAATTGAAAGAGAAATTTCCTTGTGCATCATTGTACCAAAAGGATCCACTAAGTTGGTCTTTGGAGCAATACTACCCTGCTGGCAAAGTGGTAACATCTGGGATGGGTTTTACTGATTTGCAAGGATTTGAAATAATGGAAATCCAGAATCGTGagaatcaggattttgaccaaATTACTCATTGTGATACAAATCAAATGGAAGTCTCTTGTTGTGGATGCATGGAATGTAAtaaaactgaaaattacatTGATGGAGTGCACTTCCATGCGGAAAAGAATCTAGACAGCAGGTTTCAACCTGTTATCCGGCCAACAATGCGTTTGATGGGTAAAAATGTCACAGTTGGTAGAAGTAATGAAGAATGTCTAGGATTTAATGATGGAAAGAGATGGTCTGATAATGAACTAGTAACTCAAAACTGCCCCTCTATAACAGTGTCTGGTAAGCCCTTTATGAAGATATGGCCTCGAGGGGAACCAGTTGAGCATGCAGAATATGTTTCCTCAAAAGAAAATCTTTTCAAGTCCTTAGAAGTTCCCTCAAGTGTTTACTGTATGCCAGCAACTGAATTTAGTTCTAATCCTATGCAGCTTGATTTTCAACCACAAtggttgtcaagaagctcagaCATTGGAAGTAATGGTTATAATGCGGAACTATTTTTTAATTCAATTCCTCAACAATTGCTGAAAAAGACAACCAATTCTGCAGTCAATTGTAACTCAGGAACTCAGCATGTCAAGATGGGGCATCAGCAACCAGTGGTGGGACCCTATCCTCAGAACGCGAGCCAGCATATGCTTCTAAATTCTCCTCATTGCAAGCACAGCCAAAGTGTTCCTTACA AGGCAATAGCTTACCTGGTCCAGCTCCTGTGGTTCACCATTTAG
- the LOC103710259 gene encoding uncharacterized protein LOC103710259 isoform X1: MRSVGFEKCWPFNWDGEGGETGRSLPPILLRKFRWWSDELQAARLAVEKPEEVDARVELEKDADEKVISIPNDELMIETPTVDPSVIGNPGGAAAAAVEKEGKQVRVPARGKQRAPKKRSIVELFAVAPPVDTLEDDANGGDGREEREEDGEDGEERDQEEDRELGAGDKCGGESWEALRKRTVLDMKDDEKKQEKARKKIKEKIGKKTKKKKLKVEICAAKKEKIGNFKMSSPVDISHILQNKLHDKKLRKIQRNLVDGQKKSVTAKSLPKKHKFKLIQTSKLISRNQKEVTRMFPLHSILKNRKGGTSVKKGKTISDAQGGNFIKLCCKSAKRVSFSGKDDILGLKKRCSTMQLPHLQNLCKIFSDVLAASSAMDNLSKGDKCPPPIEGAQVVNARDKDLARSDVEMTDGTVSEEKQLSGSYDHAIPHSFTDPSKRKSPETKRSPLSESVDLNHAVQDISELSCFSLSSTTSPTHAYSGDPKVLNPIHEAGSICDAGTHGEESSQMMSSAIRNLHGPIEKCVPRSTATNSLTLTRNSILRHSPFCLEKSSEASKEQHLRCVDPTMDFCSHRPGFQPVHHHSPKDLISSISSSVSSKEFDESRLMSDLMSTCREKSVDKDFIGLPLNSQGELMQLHSNTKFVYSDFYKKQNSVRNSVCSFPVPNCVEPKSSQVKLKEKFPCASLYQKDPLSWSLEQYYPAGKVVTSGMGFTDLQGFEIMEIQNRENQDFDQITHCDTNQMEVSCCGCMECNKTENYIDGVHFHAEKNLDSRFQPVIRPTMRLMGKNVTVGRSNEECLGFNDGKRWSDNELVTQNCPSITVSGKPFMKIWPRGEPVEHAEYVSSKENLFKSLEVPSSVYCMPATEFSSNPMQLDFQPQWLSRSSDIGSNGYNAELFFNSIPQQLLKKTTNSAVNCNSGTQHVKMGHQQPVVGPYPQNASQHMLLNSPHCKHSQSVPYSMSTFHPAFPYQECRSLSRTSIAHSPPTLPHWLLNATHQKKIQPSSCPYSAPLSANQPSIIHGNNVLPFSSPYTAPIISFPFYRGNSLPGPAPVVHHLAIPSLGVNKPHPAVNTSCRGKKKNNTGTKFEFANVKALDCTNKTRKRPAANDDISMNTLKKANLNLQEGSNVSTESGRREQMHGHSKCNVGSSEINSYGSQITDREPMLHLGNEKDNMVATSGSSASNFDPQERSGFVKLSGGAKHMLKPCQNMDQDISRPVHSTIPFAVGTTSDREPVSQSKASKVYRV; this comes from the exons ATGAGGAGCGTGGGCTTCGAGAAATGTTGGCCGTTCAATTGGGATGGCGAGGGAGGAGAGACGGGGCGTTCGCTCCCGCCGATCTTGTTGCGGAAGTTCAGATGGTGGTCCGACGAGCTTCAGGCGGCGCGATTGGCTGTTGAGAAGCCGGAGGAAGTCGATGCCAGGGTTGAGCTCGAGAAGGACGCGGATGAGAAGGTGATTTCAATTCCTAACGACGAGTTGATGATCGAAACCCCTACCGTGGACCCATCTGTCATTGGGAACCCcggcggggcggcggcggcggcggtggagaaGGAGGGGAAGCAGGTGAGAGTTCCCGCCAGGGGGAAGCAAAGGGCGCCCAAGAAGCGGTCCATCGTCGAGCTGTTTGCCGTGGCGCCGCCGGTCGATACCTTGGAAGATGACGCTAATGGCGGTGACGGACGAGAAGAAcgagaagaagatggagaagatGGGGAGGAAAGAGATCAAGAAGAAGACCGGGAGCTGGGAGCTGGGGATAAGTGCGGTGGAGAGTCTTGGGAGGCGTTGAGGAAAAGAACGGTACTGGATATGAAAGACGATGAGAAGAAGCAGGAGAAGGCGAGGAAAAAGATTAAGGAAAAGATTGGGAAGaagacaaaaaagaagaaactcaAGGTCGAGATTTGCGCTGCGAAAAAG GAGAAAATTGGCAATTTCAAAATGTCATCTCCTGTTGATATTTCTCACATACTCCAGAACAAATTGCACGATAAGAAGCTCAGGAAAATACAGAGGAACCTTGTTGATGGGCAAAAGAAGTCAGTTACTGCGAAGAGTTTACCAAAGAAACATAAATTCAAACTTATTCAAACTTCAAAATTGATCTCTAGGAATCAGAAGGAGGTGACAAGGATGTTCCCACTACATAGCATTCTCAAGAACCGGAAAGGAGGCACTTCTGTCAAGAAGGGAAAGACAATAAGTGATGCCCAGGGTGGAAATTTCATCAAACTTTGTTGTAAATCAGCAAAGCGTGTCAGTTTTTCTGGCAAGGATGACATACTTGGGCTAAAAAAAAGATGTTCTACTATGCAGCTGCCTCACCTGCAAAACCTCTGCAAAATATTCTCCGATGTTTTGGCTGCATCATCAGCTATGGACAATTTGAGCAAAGGTGATAAATGTCCTCCTCCTATTGAGGGAGCTCAAGTGGTGAATGCAAGGGATAAAGATTTGGCTAGAAGTGATGTAGAGATGACAGATGGAACTGTATCTGAAGAGAAACAATTGAGTGGCTCTTATGATCATGCCATCCCCCATAGCTTTACTGATCCCAGCAAAAGGAAGTCTCCTGAAACAAAGAGGAGCCCCCTGTCTGAATCTGTAGACTTAAATCATGCTGTACAGGATATTAGTGAATTGAGTTGTTTTAGCCTGAGCTCCACTACGTCACCTACTCATGCTTATTCAGGTGACCCAAAGGTTCTGAATCCTATTCATGAAGCTGGGTCAATTTGTGATGCTGGAACTCATGGGGAAGAAAGTTCTCAAATGATGTCAAGTGCTATAAGAAATCTGCATGGTCCTATTGAAAAGTGTGTACCAAGGTCTACTGCAACAAACTCACTAACCCTAACCAGAAATTCAATTTTACGGCATTCACCATTTTGTCTGGAAAAAAGTTCGGAAGCCAGTAAGGAACAGCACCTTCGATGTGTGGACCCTACCATGGATTTCTGTAGCCACCGACCAGGATTTCAACCAGTGCACCACCATTCTCCAAAAGATTTGATAAGTAGCATATCATCTTCAGTCAGTTCAAAGGAATTTGATGAGTCAAGATTGATGTCAGATCTGATGTCTACCTGTAGGGAGAAGAGCGTTGACAAAGACTTTATTGGTTTGCCTCTTAATTCGCAGGGAGAATTAATGCAGCTGCATTCTAATACTAAGTTTGTTTACAGTGATTTCTATAAGAAGCAAAACTCGGTACGGAATTCTGTCTGTAGCTTCCCAGTTCCCAATTGTGTTGAGCCAAAGAGTAGCCAGGTTAAATTGAAAGAGAAATTTCCTTGTGCATCATTGTACCAAAAGGATCCACTAAGTTGGTCTTTGGAGCAATACTACCCTGCTGGCAAAGTGGTAACATCTGGGATGGGTTTTACTGATTTGCAAGGATTTGAAATAATGGAAATCCAGAATCGTGagaatcaggattttgaccaaATTACTCATTGTGATACAAATCAAATGGAAGTCTCTTGTTGTGGATGCATGGAATGTAAtaaaactgaaaattacatTGATGGAGTGCACTTCCATGCGGAAAAGAATCTAGACAGCAGGTTTCAACCTGTTATCCGGCCAACAATGCGTTTGATGGGTAAAAATGTCACAGTTGGTAGAAGTAATGAAGAATGTCTAGGATTTAATGATGGAAAGAGATGGTCTGATAATGAACTAGTAACTCAAAACTGCCCCTCTATAACAGTGTCTGGTAAGCCCTTTATGAAGATATGGCCTCGAGGGGAACCAGTTGAGCATGCAGAATATGTTTCCTCAAAAGAAAATCTTTTCAAGTCCTTAGAAGTTCCCTCAAGTGTTTACTGTATGCCAGCAACTGAATTTAGTTCTAATCCTATGCAGCTTGATTTTCAACCACAAtggttgtcaagaagctcagaCATTGGAAGTAATGGTTATAATGCGGAACTATTTTTTAATTCAATTCCTCAACAATTGCTGAAAAAGACAACCAATTCTGCAGTCAATTGTAACTCAGGAACTCAGCATGTCAAGATGGGGCATCAGCAACCAGTGGTGGGACCCTATCCTCAGAACGCGAGCCAGCATATGCTTCTAAATTCTCCTCATTGCAAGCACAGCCAAAGTGTTCCTTACAGTATGTCAACTTTTCACCCTGCTTTTCCTTATCAGGAATGTAGGAGTCTTTCACGAACATCTATAGCTCATTCTCCACCAACCCTTCCTCATTGGCTGCTAAATGCAACACATCAGAAGAAAATCCAACCATCATCTTGTCCTTATTCTGCCCCACTTTCTGCAAACCAACCCAGCATTATACATGGAAACAATGTTTTACCATTTTCTTCTCCATATACAGCACCTATAATTTCTTTTCCATTTTACAGAGGCAATAGCTTACCTGGTCCAGCTCCTGTGGTTCACCATTTAGCTATTCCATCCTTGGGGGTAAACAAGCCCCACCCGGCAGTCAATACCAGCTGTAGAGGCAAGAAGAAAAACAACACTGGCAcaaaatttgaatttgcaaatgtTAAGGCTCTGGATTGTAccaataaaactagaaaaaggCCTGCAGCTAACGATGATATTTCTATGAATACTTTGAAGAAGGCAAATCTAAATCTTCAAGAAGGCTCAAATGTTTCAACAGAGTCTGGGAGAAGAGAACAAATGCATGGACATTCAAAATGTAACGTAGGATCATCAGAAATCAATTCTTATGGGAGTCAGATAACTGACAGGGAACCAATGCTACATCTGGGCAATGAGAAAGACAATATGGTAGCTACATCTGGGTCTAGTGCTTCAAATTTCGATCCACAGGAAAGATCAGGGTTTGTCAAACTTAGTGGAGGAGCAAAGCATATGTTAAAACCCTGTCAAAATATGGACCAAGATATATCTCGACCAGTTCATTCAACCATACCTTTTGCTGTAGGAACTACCTCCGACAGGGAACCAGTTTCTCAGAGCAAAGCATCAAAAGTGTACAGGGTTTAG